Proteins encoded by one window of Acinonyx jubatus isolate Ajub_Pintada_27869175 chromosome X, VMU_Ajub_asm_v1.0, whole genome shotgun sequence:
- the LOC106988500 gene encoding polyadenylate-binding protein 1-like 2 translates to MASLYVGDLHPEVTEAMLYEKFSPAGPILSIRICRDKITRRSLGYAYVNYQQPVDAKRALETLNFDVIKGRPVRIMWSQRDPSLRKSGVGNVFIKNLGKTIDNKALYNIFSAFGNILSCKVACDEKGPKGYGFVHFQKQESAERAIDAMNGMFLNYRKIFVGRFKSHKEREAERGAWARQSTSADVKDFEEDTDEEATLR, encoded by the coding sequence GACCTGCACCCTGAAGTGACAGAAGCAATGCTCTACGAGAAGTTCAGCCCGGCCGGGCCCATCCTTTCCATCCGCATTTGCAGGGACAAGATCACCCGCCGCTCGTTGGGCTACGCGTACGTCAACTACCAGCAACCGGTGGACGCCAAGCGGGCCCTGGAAACCCTGAACTTTGATGTCATCAAGGGCAGGCCCGTGCGCATCATGTGGTCCCAGCGGGACCCCTCGCTCCGCAAGAGTGGGGTGGGCAACGTCTTCATCAAGAACCTGGGCAAGACCATCGACAACAAGGCGCTGTACAACATCTTCTCGGCGTTTGGCAACATCCTCTCCTGCAAAGTGGCCTGCGACGAAAAGGGGCCCAAGGGCTACGGGTTTGTGCACTTCCAGAAGCAGGAGTCCGCAGAGCGGGCCATTGATGCGATGAATGGCATGTTCCTGAACTACCGCAAAATTTTCGTTGGGAGATTCAAGTCGCATAAAGAACGAGAAGCCGAAAGGGGAGCCTGGGCCAGGCAGTCCACCAGTGCTGACGTCAAGGATTTCGAGGAAGACACCGATGAGGAAGCCACCTTGCGATGA